In Arachis hypogaea cultivar Tifrunner chromosome 17, arahy.Tifrunner.gnm2.J5K5, whole genome shotgun sequence, a single window of DNA contains:
- the LOC112765694 gene encoding uncharacterized protein isoform X1, translating into MKVKKQRRHRKVLRFFTTCFGLRKPFKVLCDGTFINHLIVNRITPADDALANILTAPVKLYTTRCVLAELKRLGSSYSEALEAAQQLIIARCEHEKCTGAEACVIQVIGENNSEHFFVASQDTDLRKKLREVPGVPLIYGLRNTLFLEPISAFQLQYVKTAGEKRLHMDDREYQIFRSKVMNRLSGEEADEIMENKDSRDETIKVEALKRSSTARNPMEIKDKPQFKRKRAKGPNPLSCKKKKGRECQNVGTSKETKQGDRSENAVKRSRKRKRSQKRQTATET; encoded by the exons ATGAAGGTGAAAAAGCAGAGGAGGCACAGGAAGGTTCTAAGATTCTTCACTACTTGCTTTGGTTTGAGGAAGCCATTCAAGGTTCTCTGCGATGGCACCTTCATTAACCATCTCATTGTTAATCGCATAACCCCTGCCGACGATGCCCTTGCCAATATCCTCACTGCTCCCGTTAAGCTTTATACAACGAG ATGTGTTTTAGCCGAGTTGAAACGACTTGGTAGCTCATATTCTGAGGCTCTTGAGGCAGCTCAACAACTCATAATAGCAAG ATGTGAGCATGAAAAATGTACTGGGGCAGAAGCCTGCGTCATACAGGTCATTGGAGAAAATAATTCCGAGCACTTTTTTGTTGCTAGTCAAGACACTGACCTGCGGAAAAAATTGCGAGAG GTTCCTGGTGTGCCTCTCATATATGGTCTCAGAAACACACTTTTCCTTGAACCTATATCTGCATTTCAGTTGCAATATGTTAAAActgctggagaaaaacgattgcatATGGACGATAGAGAGTACCAGATATTTAGGAGTAAGGTAATGAATAGATTATCTGGTGAGGAAGCAGACGAAATAATGGAAAACAAGGATTCAAGAGATGAAACTATAAAAGTAGAGGCATTAAAAAGGAGCAGCACCGCAAGGAATCCAATGGAAATCAAGGATAAACCTCAGTTCAAGAGAAAAAGAGCAAAG GGACCAAACCCACTTTCTTGCAAGAAGAAAAAAGGTCGTGAATGCCAAAATGTTGGTACTTCAAAG GAAACGAAACAAGGAGACAGATCAGAAAATGCAGTGAAGAGAAGTAGGAAAAGGAAGAGGTCACAAAAACGGCAAACAGCAACAGAAACCTAG
- the LOC112765694 gene encoding uncharacterized protein isoform X2 — protein sequence MKVKKQRRHRKVLRFFTTCFGLRKPFKVLCDGTFINHLIVNRITPADDALANILTAPVKLYTTRCEHEKCTGAEACVIQVIGENNSEHFFVASQDTDLRKKLREVPGVPLIYGLRNTLFLEPISAFQLQYVKTAGEKRLHMDDREYQIFRSKVMNRLSGEEADEIMENKDSRDETIKVEALKRSSTARNPMEIKDKPQFKRKRAKGPNPLSCKKKKGRECQNVGTSKETKQGDRSENAVKRSRKRKRSQKRQTATET from the exons ATGAAGGTGAAAAAGCAGAGGAGGCACAGGAAGGTTCTAAGATTCTTCACTACTTGCTTTGGTTTGAGGAAGCCATTCAAGGTTCTCTGCGATGGCACCTTCATTAACCATCTCATTGTTAATCGCATAACCCCTGCCGACGATGCCCTTGCCAATATCCTCACTGCTCCCGTTAAGCTTTATACAACGAG ATGTGAGCATGAAAAATGTACTGGGGCAGAAGCCTGCGTCATACAGGTCATTGGAGAAAATAATTCCGAGCACTTTTTTGTTGCTAGTCAAGACACTGACCTGCGGAAAAAATTGCGAGAG GTTCCTGGTGTGCCTCTCATATATGGTCTCAGAAACACACTTTTCCTTGAACCTATATCTGCATTTCAGTTGCAATATGTTAAAActgctggagaaaaacgattgcatATGGACGATAGAGAGTACCAGATATTTAGGAGTAAGGTAATGAATAGATTATCTGGTGAGGAAGCAGACGAAATAATGGAAAACAAGGATTCAAGAGATGAAACTATAAAAGTAGAGGCATTAAAAAGGAGCAGCACCGCAAGGAATCCAATGGAAATCAAGGATAAACCTCAGTTCAAGAGAAAAAGAGCAAAG GGACCAAACCCACTTTCTTGCAAGAAGAAAAAAGGTCGTGAATGCCAAAATGTTGGTACTTCAAAG GAAACGAAACAAGGAGACAGATCAGAAAATGCAGTGAAGAGAAGTAGGAAAAGGAAGAGGTCACAAAAACGGCAAACAGCAACAGAAACCTAG
- the LOC112764765 gene encoding serine/threonine-protein kinase TOUSLED codes for MSDDMLVHFSSNSSNQSDQSLPTKIAKLEARMVGKASSTAAQQPGWSSAPSTGKFGGAAEDLAEACSSSDSDDDNGEEFLIQANTQKRLKLQEDDNSNVFEHLEVMTDGRQTSSEPVEIKISNDVNRKKHGRGRGNSGSGRGRGSRSNDQTRTQIPPPTALTSNGQTDLYHKDGRLKDQLRNDNFSSLEEEVASLRAKVVALEEDLRKSKQETSEYQNLCRQLEKELKDLTDQEQQMKPKRTKIISDLLISVSKAERQEARLKVRQDSLRLGNVGVIRAGTVLSETWEDGQALKDLNAQLRQLIETKEAIERQRKLFKKKQSDKGDTTDAEAGLSEDVLIHDEIYKSRLASIKREEEVILRERDRYELEKGRLIREMKRIRDEDGSRFNNFQILNHRYALLNLLGKGGFSEVYKAFDLVEHRYVACKLHGLNPQWSEEKKQSYMRHAIREYNIHKSLVHHHIVRLWDIFEIDQNTFCTVLEYCSGKDLDAVLKATPILPEKEARVILVQIFQGLIYMNKRTQKIIHYDLKPGNVLFDELGIAKVTDFGLSKIVEDDVGSQGMELTSQGAGTYWYLPPECFELSKTPYISSKVDVWSAGILFYQMLFGRRPFGHDQTQERILREDTIIKARKVDFPTRPAVSNEAKDFIRRCLTYNQIERPDVLTIAQDPYLTYSKK; via the exons ATGTCTGATGATATGCTTGTGCATTTCTCTTCCAATTCCTCCAACCAATCTGACCAGTCCCTTCCAACGAAGATTGCGAAGCTGGAAGCTCGAATGGTGGGCAAGGCTTCCTCCACCGCTGCTCAGCAGCCAGGTTGGTCCTCTGCCCCTTCAACTGGGAAATTTGGAGGAGCTGCTGAGGATTTAGCTGAGGCATGTAGTTCCAGTGATTCTGATGATGAT AATGGTGAAGAATTCTTAATACAAGCCAACACGCAGAAGCGGCTAAAACTTCAAGAAGATGACAACTCTAATGTTTTTGAACATCTCGAG GTTATGACTGATGGAAGACAAACTAGTTCAGAGCCCGTCGAGATAAAAATAAGTAACGATGTGAATAGAAAGAAACATGGTCGTGGACGAGGCAATTCTGGTTCAGGAAGGGGCCGGGGTTCCAGATCTAATGATCAGACCAGAACACAAATACCTCCTCCAACTGCTTTGACCTCAAATGGCCAGACCGATTTATATCATAAG GATGGAAGACTCAAAGATCAACTTCGTAATGATAATTTTTCTTCTTTAGAG GAGGAGGTTGCATCTTTACGGGCAAAGGTTGTAGCATTGGAGGAGGACTTGCGTAAATCAAAACAGGAGACCTCTGAATATCAGAATCTTTGTCGGCAGTTGGAAAAG GAACTTAAGGACCTGACAGATCAAGAACAACAAATGAAGCCAAAG CGGACAAAAATAATATCTGATTTGCTGATATCGGTTTCAAAGGCTGAGAGACAAGAGGCCAGGCTGAAAGTGCGGCAAGACTCATTGAGACTTGGAAATGTTGGTGTAATCAG AGCTGGAACTGTCTTATCTGAAACGTGGGAAGATGGTCAAGCATTAAAGGATCTGAATGCCCAGCTT AGACAACTAATAGAAACAAAGGAGGCAATTGAACGTCAGCGCAAATTATTCAAGAAAAAACAATCTG ATAAGGGCGATACAACTGATGCAGAGGCTGGATTATCAGAAGATGTTCTCATTCATGATGAAATTTATAAATCTCGACTGGCTAGCATCAAACGG GAGGAAGAAGTTATTTTGCGTGAGAGGGATCGCTATGAACTTGAGAAGGGAAGGTTGATTCGTGAAATGAAACGTATAAGGGATGAAGATGGTTCACGGTTCAACAACTTTCAGATTCTAAACCATCGATATGCCCTTCTAAACCTTCTCGGAAAGGGAGGGTTCAGTGAGGTTTACAAG GCTTTTGATTTGGTAGAGCATAGATATGTTGCCTGCAAGCTTCACGGTTTAAATCCTCAATGGAGTGAAGAGAAGAAGCAGAGTTACATGCGGCATGCAATTCGGGAGTATAATATTCACAAGTCCCTTGTGCATCATCACATTGTTCGTTTATGGGACATATTTGAGATTGACCAAAATACGTTCTGTACTGTTCTGGAATATTGTAGTG GGAAAGATCTTGATGCTGTCCTTAAAGCAACACCTATATTGCCAGAGAAGGAGGCTAGAGTCATTCTGGTTCAGATTTTTCAAGGCCTTATATACATGAATAAAAGAACACAGAAAATTATCCATTATGATTTAAAGCCAGGAAATGTTCTGTTTGATGAGCTTGGTATTGCAAAAGTGACTGATTTTGGTCTCAGCAAGATAGTGGAGGATGATGTTGGATCCCAGGGTATGGAACTTACATCCCAGGGAGCTGGAACATACTG GTATTTGCCTCCTGAATGCTTTGAGCTCAGCAAGACGCCTTATATTTCATCGAAG GTTGATGTCTGGTCTGCTGGCATTTTGTTCTATCAAATGCTCTTCGGTAGACGTCCTTTCGGGCATGACCAAACTCAAGAGAGAATACTTCGTGAAGACACAATTATTAAGGCGCGCAAGGTTGACTTTCCTACTAGGCCTGCTGTTTCTAATGAGGCAAAG GATTTCATTCGTCGGTGTCTCACGTATAACCAGATCGAGAGACCAGATGTATTAACAATTGCTCAAGATCCATATCTCACATACTCAAAGAAGTAA
- the LOC112767422 gene encoding protein CHLORORESPIRATORY REDUCTION 42, chloroplastic, which produces MALPSSFATTTKSSVFSKLQKTSFFQHNQLQRANVVTVVKCESKDSSEDNIELQAKGPKLEIGSPIIFTEAPKMIKTAASVPCLRVNSGLVKPGDVGRIVSRKPKDVWAVRLSIGTFLIDGKYFKPLDLAEYS; this is translated from the exons ATGGCTTTACCTTCTTCATTTGCTACTACTACTAAATCTTCAGTTTTTTCAAAGCTTCAGAAGACTTCTTTCTTCCAACACAATCAACTACAAAGAGCAAATGTTGTTACTGTGGTAAAGTGTGAATCAAAAGACTCATCAGAAGATAACATAGAACTGCAAGCAAAGGGTCCAAAGCTAGAGATAGGTTCACCTATTATTTTTACAGAGGCTCCTAAAATGATTAAGACTGCTGCTTCTGTTCCATGTCTTAGGGTTAATTCTGGTTTGGTCAAGCCTGGTGATGTTGGAAG AATCGTGTCAAGAAAACCCAAAGATGTGTGGGCAGTGCGGCTTAGCATTGGAACCTTCCTCATAGATGGGAAATACTTCAAACCCTTGGACCTGGCTGAGTATAGTTGA